The Anopheles coluzzii chromosome 2, AcolN3, whole genome shotgun sequence genome window below encodes:
- the LOC120948496 gene encoding V-type proton ATPase subunit E, which yields MALSDADVQKQIKHMMAFIEQEANEKAEEIDAKAEEEFNIEKGRLVQQQRLKIMEYYEKKEKQVELQKKIQSSNMLNQARLKVLKVREDHVSNVLDECRRRLGEVTKDPARYGEILTALITQGLLQLMEAKVLIRGRQADAQVIQNVLPAAVELYKSKCGRDVVVTLDTENFLPADTTGGVDLLAQSGRIKVANTLESRLELIAQQLVPEIRNALFGRNMNRKFND from the exons ATGGCTCTCAGCGATGCCGATGTCCAGAAACAG ATCAAGCACATGATGGCCTTCATCGAGCAGGAGGCCAACGAGAAGGCGGAAGAGATCGATGCGAAAGCCGAGGAAGAGTTCAACATCGAGAAGGGCCGcctggtgcagcagcagcgcctgAAGATCATGGAGTACTacgaaaagaaggaaaagcagGTCGAGCTGCAGAAGAAGATCCAGTCTTCGAACATGCTGAACCAGGCCCGCTTGAAGGTGCTGAAAGTGCGCGAGGACCATGTATCCAACGTGCTCGATGAATGCCGTCGTCGTCTCGGCGAAGTGACGAAGGATCCCGCCCGCTACGGCGAGATCCTGACTGCCCTCATCACTCAGGGATTGCTACAG CTGATGGAGGCCAAGGTCCTCATCCGTGGCCGTCAGGCGGACGCTCAGGTTATCCAGAACGTACTGCCGGCCGCTGTAGAGCTGTACAAGTCCAAGTGCGGCCGTGACGTGGTGGTCACGCTCGATACGGAAAATTTCCTACCGGCCGACACGACTGGCGGAGTTGACCTGTTGGCACAGTCGGGACGCATCAAG GTGGCCAACACTCTCGAGTCCCGATTGGAGTTGATTGCCCAGCAGTTGGTGCCGGAGATCCGTAATGCGCTGTTCGGTCGCAACATGAACCGCAAGTTCAACGACTAA
- the LOC120948492 gene encoding uncharacterized protein LOC120948492 — protein sequence MSKSPASVVSSDETHSASDESLVISAATSHTSLRSVGVTKAVRKTSKDEPSTAGVPMVKERPPWRPASLTAVVVPPPPKPDIKARLLEASKRMRRVNAVVQTDPVHTKLMKEVSTDEQTDLIPMVDEEILTDGNLVIREVGNCNDSDTVAQMTDGVETCDSGTQTAIPRSGISFRKFLEPITGHEQMMSPVASALRTPEEDQLELEGTKPESEQQHTKPMFSCTELEPAGERFPNDPTEPCSSQSGSDSIKEPNTPDLISATVEGDPSPHRTAATLLETPTFAAWQNLDFSDEESEGYVPRELPRRPIGEGDRPWADFKDLVIGSRVANMRLSPVPPRKPRAPNQKTVTWSDRQHRAVSKLINEASALVDMFDHVSLLLGPDITLHKLPPQQEFQLPPAKWEPLLTKSCDLLEEKLAQVRHLSVSDFDRPTHEPKISITSCTNSPMLSDVGPEDI from the exons ATGAGCAAATCACCTGCAAGCGTAGTGTCGTCCGATGAAACGCACAGTGCCAGTGATGAGTCGCTGGTCATTTCGGCCGCCACTTCACACACTTCGCTCag ATCGGTTGGAGTGACGAAAGCGGTGCGCAAAACATCCAAAGACGAACCGTCCACGGCCGGTGTTCCGATGGTCAAAGAAAGACCACCGTGGCGTCCCGCAAGTCTTACCGCCGTAGTGGTGCCTCCGCCACCGAAACCCGACATCAAAGCGCGGCTGCTTGAAGCTTCCAA GCGTATGCGTCGCGTCAATGCAGTGGTGCAGACCGATCCGGTGCACACGAAGCTGATGAAGGAGGTGTCCACCGACGAGCAAACCGATCTGATACCGATGGTGGACGAGGAAATACTGACCGATGGCAATCTAGTGATCCGTGAAGTTGGCAACTGTAA TGATTCTGACACCGTTGCGCAGATGACGGACGGGGTGGAAACGTGCGACAGCGGAACCCAGACCGCCATTCCCCGGAGTGGAATATCGTTCCGGAAGTTCCTCGAACCAATCACCGGCCACGAGCAAATGATGAGCCCGGTAGCTAGCGCCTTGAGAACTCCGGAAGAAGATCAGCTCGAGCTCGAAGGTACAAAGCCAGAGTCCGAACAGCAACACACGAAGCCTATGTTCTCCTGCACCGAGCTGGAACCAGCGGGCGAGCGCTTTCCGAACGATCCCACCGAACCGTGCTCGTCGCAAAGTGGCAGCGACAGCATCAAGGAACCAAACACGCCCGACCTAATCAGTGCGACCGTTGAAGGTGACCCATCGCCACACCGGACGGCCGCGACACTGCTCGAAACGCCCACGTTCGCGGCCTGGCAGAATCTCGACTTCTCCGACGAAGAGTCGGAGGGTTACGTGCCCCGGGAGCTACCCCGCCGACCGATCGGTGAAGGTGACCGTCCGTGGGCCGACTTTAAGGATCTGGTCATCGGATCGCGGGTAGCAAACATGCGCCTTTCGCCCGTGCCGCCCCGCAAACCGCGCGCTCCCAATCAAAAGACGGTGACGTGGAGCGACCGGCAGCACCGCGCCGTCTCGAAGCTGATTAACGAAGCGTCCGCCCTGGTCGACATGTTCGATCACGTGTCGCTGCTGCTCGGGCCGGACATTACGCTGCACAAGCTGCCGCCTCAGCAGGAGTTTCAGCTACCGCCGGCAAAGTGGGAACCACTGCTGACGAAATCGTGCGATCTGCTCGAGGAAAAGCTGGCCCAGGTGAGGCATCTTTCGGTGAGTGATTTCGACCGCCCAACACATGAACCGAAAATTTCGATCACATCTTGCACCAACTCCCCGATGCTGTCGGATGTCGGACCGGAGGAcatttaa
- the LOC120948493 gene encoding 39S ribosomal protein L37, mitochondrial: protein MRLTNTLLRQHIGFFFKKHWLQQGKRVPNSTGAEEELAARGITVVDPSEVLKEQRPREDFNIPGMVPPPVALDETHPLWKAEPAYVYGDTNVLLEGVRQAQSLLNTAVYDDLPLKVEEKLEQTKITTQLDRSMQQAVLSALVFDTEQVKNAIVKVPDRPAYKLPRTYGISEGRRNQLILSKLVTHCERFAGRSVNANRKVVFNARFLVPLVKDSERVLLNLKAESMIISQDPLKPLDTSVYRPLDVELPNLFPLKETVSIPVQNIYDWKNEYPISRNYKLSHPHTILIHCSPSDVKNATELPVSRDQIEGRTMLKAFTVAAARARQLYGDDVKTLPSPITVQAVQTDSKTFHFSVYQLNTLDLGSSTERNMWFRKAPLDLYSECGYIVGKPTLADYNKDVLRHFAVFYSN, encoded by the exons ATGCGGCTAACTAACACGCTTCTACGGCAGCACATAGGCTTCTTCTTCAAGAAGCACTGGCTGCAGCAGGGCAAACGTGTGCCGAACAGTACCGGTGCCGAGGAGGAGCTAGCTGCGCGCGGTATCACTGTCGTCGACCCGTCCGAGGTGCTAAAGGAGCAGCGACCGCGGGAGGACTTCAATATCCCCGGCATGGTACCGCCGCCGGTAGCGCTGGACGAAACGCATCCCCTGTGGAAGGCCGAACCGGCGTACGTGTACGGAGACACCaatgtgctgctggaaggcgTACGTCAGGCACAGAGCCTCCTGAACACGGCCGTGTACGACGATCTGCCGCTGAAGGTGGAGGAAAAGCTGGAGCAAACGAAAATAACAACCcagctcgatcgatcgatgcagCAAGCCGTCCTATCGGCACTGGTGTTCGACACGGAGCAGGTCAAAAACGCAATCGTAAAGGTGCCGGACCGTCCGGCGTACAAGCTGCCCCGCACGTACGGCATATCGGAGGGCAGACGGAA TCAGCTGATACTGTCCAAGCTCGTTACACACTGCGAACGTTTTGCGGGACGATCCGTGAACGCGAACCGGAAGGTTGTGTTTAATGCACGATTTTTAGTTCCGCTGGTAAAGGACAGCGAACGGGTGCTGCTGAACCTGAAGGCGGAATCGATGATCATATCGCAGGATCCGCTGAAACCGCTTGATACGTCCGTCTATCGGCCGTTGGACGTTGAGCTTCCCAATCTGTTCCCGCTGAAGGAGACGGTTTCCATACCGGTGCAAAACATTTACGATTGGAAGAATGAATATC CCATCAGCCGTAACTATAAGCTGTCCCATCCGCACACCATTCTCATCCACTGTTCGCCAAGCGATGTGAAAAACGCCACCGAGCTACCCGTATCGCGCGATCAAATCGAAGGGCGAACGATGCTGAAAGCGTTCACTGTCGCTGCGGCCCGAGCCCGTCAGCTGTACGGGGACGATGTGAAAACGCTACCCAGCCCGATCACGGTGCAGGCGGTGCAAACCGACAGCAAAACGTTCCACTTTAGCGTCTATCAGCTGAACACGCTCGATCTTGGCTCCAGCACGGAGCGTAACATGTGGTTCCGGAAGGCACCGCTCGACCTGTACTCGGAGTGTGGCTACATCGTCGGCAAACCGACGCTGGCCGACTATAACAAGGACGTGCTGCGGCATTTTGCCGTATTCTATTCAAACTAA
- the LOC120948495 gene encoding uncharacterized protein LOC120948495, whose translation MRIVLASPCTILLAAATTLLCFPLAYGLECYTCSTDSSDLDCDNLAVLEKTSCQPFSATNHPVKPVCGYKRLLPTASEASQRIWRGCAVSGECALLSRQGNEAFSSAFRMSACEECEEDDCNGPKSGATRSQTAWWTVGLLTVVKLISTKGWV comes from the coding sequence ATGAGGATCGTCTTAGCTTCGCCGTGTACGATCCTGCTAGCTGCTGCTACCACACTGCTGTGCTTCCCGCTCGCATACGGCTTGGAGTGTTATACCTGCAGTACCGATAGCAGTGATCTAGATTGTGACAATCTTGCCGTGCTGGAGAAAACTTCCTGCCAACCATTCAGCGCCACCAATCATCCAGTGAAACCGGTCTGTGGCTACAAACGTCTCCTTCCAACCGCCAGCGAAGCGTCGCAACGTATCTGGCGAGGCTGCGCCGTTAGTGGCGAGTGTGCACTGCTGTCCCGGCAGGGCAATGAGGCGTTCAGCTCCGCGTTTCGCATGTCCGCCTGCGAGGAGTGCGAAGAGGATGATTGCAATGGACCAAAAAGTGGCGCCACAAGGTCCCAAACCGCCTGGTGGACCGTGGGTCTGCTAACCGTGGTAAAACTGATATCAACGAAGGGGTGGGTATGA